The Macrobrachium rosenbergii isolate ZJJX-2024 chromosome 8, ASM4041242v1, whole genome shotgun sequence genome includes a region encoding these proteins:
- the LOC136841098 gene encoding trichohyalin-like: MGRAFRWKERGLINTFFISWKNKKLLQEDARKLLQEDAKKLLHDDVKKLLQEDVKKLLQGDVKKLLQEDAKKLLQEDAKKLLQEDAKKLLQEDAKKLLQEDAKKLLQEDAKKLLQDDAKKLLQEDAKKQLQEDAKKLLQEDAKTLLQEDAKKLLQEDAKKLLQEDAKKLLQEDAKKLLQEDAMQRKLLQEDAKKLLQEDAKKLLQENAKKLLQEDAKKLLQEDAKKLLQEDAKKLLQEDAKKLLQEDAKKLLQEDAKKLLQEDAKKLLQEDAKKLLQEDAKKLLQEDAKKLLQEDAKKLLQEDAKKLLQEDAKKLLQEDAKKLLQEDAKKLLQEDAKKLLQEDAKKLLQEDAKKLLQEDAKTLLQDDAKKLLQEDAKKLLQEDAKKLLQEDAETLLQEDAKKLLQEDAKKLLQEDAKKLLQEDVKKLLQEDAKKLLQEDAKKLLQEDEDVKKLLQEEVKKLKKLLQEDVKKLLQEDVKKLLQEDVKKLLQEDVKKLLQEDVKKLLQEEVKRNYCRGCKETIAGERRIDETIAGGREKKLLQEDVKKLLQEDAKKLLQADVKKLLQEEVKKLLQEDQKKLLQEDVKKLLQEEVKKLLREDAEKLLREDAEKLLQEDAKKLLQEDAKKLLQEDVKKLLQEDVKKLLQEDAKKLLQEM; the protein is encoded by the exons ATGGGAAGAGCTttcagatggaaagagagaggcCTCATCAATACCTTTTTCATATCTTGGAAAAACAAGAAACTATTACAGGAGGATGCAAGGAAACTATTGCAGGAGGATGCAAAGAAACTATTGCACGATGATGTAAAGAAACTATTGCAGGAGGATGTAAAGAAACTATTGCAGGGGGATGTAAAGAAACTATTGCAGGAGGATGCAAAGAAACTACTGCAAGAGGATGCAAAGAAACTATTGCAAGAGGATGCAAAGAAACTATTGCAGGAGGATGCAAAGAAACTATTGCAAGAGGATGCAAAGAAACTATTGCAGGAGGATGCAAAGAAACTATTGCAAGATGATGCAAAGAAACTATTGCAGGAGGATGCAAAGAAGCAATTGCAAGAGGATGCAAAGAAACTATTGCAAGAGGATGCAAAGACACTATTGCAAGAGGATGCAAAGAAACTATTGCAGGAGGATGCAAAGAAACTATTGCAAGAGGATGCAAAGAAACTATTGCAGGAGGATGCAAAGAAACTATTGCAGGAGGATGCaatgcaaagaaaactattgcaagAGGATGCAAAGAAACTATTGCAGGAGGATGCAAAGAAACTATTGCAAGAGAATGCAAAGAAACTATTGCAGGAGGATGCAAAGAAACTATTGCAAGAGGATGCAAAGAAACTATTGCAAGAGGATGCAAAGAAACTATTGCAGGAGGATGCAAAGAAACTATTGCAAGAGGATGCAAAGAAACTATTGCAAGAGGATGCAAAAAAACTATTGCAGGAGGATGCAAAGAAACTATTGCAGGAGGATGCAAAGAAACTATTGCAGGAGGATGCAAAGAAACTATTGCAAGAGGATGCAAAGAAACTATTGCAGGAGGATGCAAAGAAACTATTGCAGGAGGATGCAAAGAAACTATTGCAGGAGGATGCAAAGAAACTATTGCAGGAGGATGCAAAGAAACTATTGCAAGAGGATGCAAAGAAACTATTGCAGGAGGATGCAAAGAAACTATTGCAAGAGGATGCAAAGAAACTATTGCAGGAGGATGCAAAGAAACTATTGCAAGAGGATGCAAAGACACTATTGCAGGATGATGCAAAGAAGCTATTGCAAGAGGATGCAAAGAAACTATTGCAAGAGGATGCAAAGAAACTATTGCAAGAGGATGCAGAGACACTATTGCAAGAGGATGCAAAGAAACTATTGCAGGAGGATGCAAAGAAACTATTGCAAGAGGATGCAAAGAAACTATTGCAGGAGGATGTAAAGAAACTATTGCAGGAGGATGCAAAGAAACTATTGCAGGAGGATGCAAAGAAACTATTGCAGGAGGAT gaggatgtaaagaaactattgcaggaggaggtaaagaaactgaagaaactaTTGCAGGAGGATGTAAAGAAACTATTGCAGGAGGATGTAAAGAAACTATTGCAGGAGGATGTAAAGAAACTATTGCAGGAGGATGTGAAGAAACTATTGCAGGAGGATGTAAAGAAACTATTGCAGGAGGAGGTGAAAAGAAACTATTGCAGGGGATGTAAAGAAACTATTGCAGGGGAAAG GAGGATTGATGAAACTATTGCAGGAGGACGTGAAAAGAAACTATTGCAGGAGGATGTAAAGAAACTATTGCAGGAGGATGCAAAGAAACTATTGCAGGCGGACGTGAAGAAACTATTGCAGGAGGAGGTAAAGAAACTATTGCAGGAGGATCAAAAGAAACTATTGCAGGAGGATGTAAAGAAACTACTGCAGGAGGAGGTAAAGAAACTATTGCGGGAGGATGCAGAGAAACTATTGCGGGAGGATGCAGAGAAACTATTGCAGGAGGATGCAAAGAAACTATTGCAGGAGGATGCAAAGAAACTATTGCAGGAGGATGTAAAGAAACTACTGCAGGAGGATGTAAAGAAACTATTGCAGGAGGATGCAAAGAAACTATTGCAGGAGATGTAA